A portion of the Burkholderiales bacterium genome contains these proteins:
- a CDS encoding formate hydrogenlyase/hydrogenase/NADH dehydrogenase subunit, producing MPFARLNAVPLAAPYPGWHAQVDEAQWRGAMERARAAGGRLVALWGSDERSRSGGFAVHAALLVPDGLLILSLPLAETPPRYPDVSRIFPAAGRMQRAVHDLLGIAADGAADTRPWLRHGAWPERAYPLRKDFPLGAQHAGEPDDYPFVRVEGDGVHEIPVGPVHAGTIEPGHFRFSVVGEKVLKLEERLGYKHKAIEKLFEGKTVEEGARLAARVSGDATVAYGWAYAMAAECAARVEIPARAAWLRGLALELERIANHLGDLGYLGNDVALAFGFAQFWRLKEDLLRLNAELFGHRYLMDLVVPGGVARDLPLKGPGRLLALCERLEAEVDSLRSIYDEHPGVQDRYIACGRVPPALAEQLGATGLVARASGLAWDLRVRFPVPPYDLLEVQMATHRNGDVAARVAVRFEEVRESLRLVRELLENVPGGPVREHLGVLEADAFGAGWVEGWRGEVLVALHLGENGRIHRCHPHDPSWQNWPVLEHAVLGNIVPDFPLINKSFNLSYSGHDL from the coding sequence ATGCCCTTCGCCCGCTTGAACGCCGTTCCCCTCGCCGCGCCTTACCCCGGCTGGCACGCCCAGGTGGACGAGGCGCAATGGCGCGGGGCCATGGAGCGCGCCCGCGCCGCCGGCGGGCGGCTGGTGGCGCTGTGGGGATCGGACGAGCGGTCCCGCTCGGGCGGCTTCGCGGTGCACGCGGCCTTGCTGGTCCCCGACGGGCTGCTCATCCTCAGCCTGCCCCTGGCGGAGACGCCGCCCCGCTATCCGGACGTATCCCGCATCTTCCCGGCGGCCGGCCGCATGCAGCGGGCGGTGCACGACCTGCTGGGGATCGCTGCGGACGGCGCTGCGGATACGCGTCCCTGGCTGAGGCATGGCGCCTGGCCCGAGCGGGCGTACCCGCTGCGCAAGGACTTTCCGCTGGGCGCTCAGCATGCCGGCGAACCCGACGACTATCCCTTCGTGCGGGTGGAAGGGGACGGGGTGCACGAGATCCCGGTGGGACCGGTGCACGCCGGCACCATCGAGCCCGGCCATTTCCGTTTCTCCGTGGTGGGGGAGAAGGTCCTCAAGCTGGAGGAGCGGCTCGGCTACAAGCACAAGGCGATCGAAAAGCTGTTCGAGGGGAAGACCGTGGAGGAAGGCGCACGGCTCGCCGCCCGGGTATCGGGGGACGCCACGGTCGCCTACGGCTGGGCCTACGCCATGGCGGCGGAATGCGCCGCCCGGGTGGAAATCCCGGCCCGGGCGGCCTGGCTGCGGGGGCTCGCCCTGGAGCTGGAGCGCATCGCCAACCACCTGGGCGACCTGGGCTATCTGGGCAACGACGTGGCGCTCGCTTTCGGCTTCGCCCAGTTCTGGCGGCTGAAGGAGGATTTGCTGCGCTTGAACGCCGAGCTCTTCGGCCACCGTTATCTCATGGACCTGGTGGTCCCGGGCGGGGTCGCCCGGGACCTACCCCTCAAAGGCCCGGGGAGGCTCCTCGCGCTGTGCGAGCGGCTGGAAGCGGAGGTGGACAGCCTGCGCTCGATCTACGACGAGCACCCGGGGGTGCAGGACCGCTACATCGCTTGCGGGCGGGTGCCGCCTGCCCTGGCCGAGCAACTGGGGGCCACCGGCCTGGTCGCCCGGGCGAGCGGGCTGGCATGGGACCTGCGGGTGCGGTTTCCCGTGCCGCCCTACGATCTCCTGGAGGTGCAGATGGCGACCCACCGCAACGGCGACGTGGCCGCCCGGGTGGCGGTGCGCTTCGAAGAGGTGCGGGAATCCCTGCGGCTCGTGCGCGAGCTGCTGGAAAACGTGCCCGGCGGGCCGGTACGGGAGCATCTCGGCGTCCTCGAGGCGGACGCCTTCGGCGCGGGCTGGGTGGAGGGCTGGCGCGGGGAGGTGCTGGTGGCCCTGCACCTGGGCGAGAACGGTCGTATCCATCGCTGCCATCCCCACGATCCCTCGTGGCAGAACTGGCCGGTGCTGGAGCACGCGGTGCTGGGCAACATTGTCCCCGACTTTCCCCTGATCAACAAAAGCTTCAATTTGAGCTATAGCGGGCATGACCTTTGA
- a CDS encoding hydrogenase 4 subunit F, producing MEIFAVLSIPLAAGLLLALVGHRPWAAEANAAASFATLAASLVLAFRVLESGPRFAWEDELFVDPFNVFLVVLTAFVAFTTSLFSRPYMRVEERHGKLNPGRLRLYHAMYQLFTFTMLLALLANNMGILWVAMEAATLTTVLLVSLYRTPASLEAAWKYFILCGVGIAQALFGTVLLYFAAERVIGGQGEVTLLWTHLDAMKAGLEPTVLSLAFVFLLVGYGTKVGLVPVHNWLPDAHAEGPTPISAVLSGLLLNVALYAVVRCKVLVDGALESGFAGALMMGFGLLSVVVAAFFLSRQKDIKRLFAYSSIEHMGLMTFAFGMGGPVASFAGLLHMTVHSLTKSAIFFAVGHAAQKAGTQVMDEIRGLLQVSPTVGWGLAIGSLAIVGLPPFGVFASEFLILTTAMREHPWATPFLLMGLGIAFASIFGRVQPMVFGETTARRLPHPPAIAPVFVHLALVLMLGLYIPPFLAAWYREAAAMIGGAG from the coding sequence GTGGAGATCTTCGCCGTTCTTTCAATTCCGCTCGCCGCCGGCCTGCTGCTGGCGCTGGTGGGCCACCGCCCCTGGGCGGCGGAGGCGAACGCCGCCGCCAGCTTCGCGACTTTGGCCGCCTCCCTTGTCCTCGCCTTCCGGGTGCTGGAAAGCGGCCCCCGGTTCGCCTGGGAGGACGAGCTCTTCGTCGACCCCTTCAACGTGTTCTTGGTGGTGCTCACTGCCTTCGTCGCCTTCACCACTTCCCTTTTCAGCCGGCCCTATATGCGCGTGGAAGAGCGCCACGGCAAGCTCAACCCCGGGCGGCTGCGGCTCTACCACGCCATGTACCAGCTCTTCACCTTCACCATGCTGCTGGCGCTGCTGGCCAACAACATGGGCATCCTGTGGGTGGCGATGGAGGCGGCGACCCTCACCACCGTGCTGCTGGTGTCCCTCTATCGCACGCCGGCGAGCCTGGAGGCGGCGTGGAAGTATTTCATCCTGTGCGGCGTGGGCATTGCCCAGGCCCTGTTCGGTACCGTGCTCCTGTACTTCGCCGCCGAGCGGGTGATCGGCGGGCAGGGGGAGGTGACCCTCCTGTGGACCCACCTGGACGCCATGAAGGCGGGGCTCGAGCCCACCGTGCTCTCCCTGGCGTTCGTGTTCCTGCTGGTAGGTTACGGCACCAAGGTAGGCCTGGTGCCGGTGCACAACTGGCTGCCGGACGCCCACGCGGAGGGGCCCACGCCCATCTCCGCCGTGCTCTCCGGGCTGCTGCTCAACGTGGCCCTGTACGCGGTCGTCCGCTGCAAGGTGCTGGTGGACGGGGCCCTCGAGAGCGGTTTCGCCGGTGCCCTGATGATGGGTTTCGGGCTGCTGTCCGTGGTGGTGGCGGCTTTTTTCCTGTCGCGGCAGAAGGACATCAAGCGCCTGTTCGCCTATTCCTCCATCGAGCACATGGGGCTCATGACCTTCGCCTTCGGCATGGGCGGGCCGGTGGCCAGCTTCGCCGGCCTGCTGCACATGACCGTGCACTCCCTCACCAAGTCTGCCATCTTCTTCGCGGTCGGCCATGCGGCCCAGAAGGCGGGCACGCAAGTGATGGACGAGATCCGGGGGCTCCTGCAGGTGAGCCCCACCGTGGGCTGGGGCCTGGCGATCGGCAGCCTCGCCATCGTGGGCCTGCCGCCCTTCGGCGTGTTCGCGAGCGAGTTCCTGATCCTCACCACCGCCATGCGCGAGCACCCCTGGGCGACGCCCTTCCTGCTGATGGGCCTGGGGATCGCCTTCGCCTCGATCTTCGGCCGGGTGCAACCGATGGTGTTCGGCGAGACCACTGCCCGGCGGCTGCCCCACCCGCCGGCGATCGCGCCGGTGTTCGTGCACCTCGCCCTGGTGCTGATGCTGGGGCTGTACATCCCGCCCTTCCTCGCCGCCTGGTACAGGGAAGCGGCGGCCATGATCGGCGGGGCAGGATGA
- a CDS encoding formate hydrogenlyase subunit 4, whose product MSWLDALSALASQALQLAVAVALGPLYLGWVNQWRAWLQNRKAPPLVQPYRTIVKLFHKDAVIAASASPLFRSAPYVVFGCMLLALAIVPILATDLPFAPAADVIALVGVFALARVFLALAAMDIGTAFGSLGARREMLVSFLAEPALLMVFFTASLISQSTGLTTIVETLAHREFAIYPSLAFAAVAFIMVLLAENARIPVDNPATHLELTMIHEAMVLEYSARHLAMIEWAASLKLMAYTAIGIALFVPWGIAPAGQWLLVPVALVALVAKLALAGFGLALIETVSAKMRVFRVPEYLGTAFLLAVLGMLTLLLLGA is encoded by the coding sequence ATGAGCTGGCTGGACGCGCTGAGTGCCCTCGCTTCCCAGGCGTTGCAACTGGCGGTGGCGGTCGCCTTAGGGCCCCTCTACCTGGGTTGGGTCAACCAATGGCGGGCTTGGCTGCAAAACCGCAAAGCGCCGCCCCTCGTCCAGCCCTACCGCACCATCGTCAAGCTGTTCCACAAGGATGCGGTCATCGCCGCCAGCGCCTCGCCCCTCTTTCGCTCGGCGCCCTACGTGGTGTTCGGCTGCATGCTGCTCGCCCTGGCCATCGTGCCGATCTTGGCGACCGACCTTCCGTTTGCACCAGCGGCGGACGTGATCGCGCTGGTGGGCGTATTCGCCCTCGCCCGAGTGTTCCTGGCGCTCGCTGCCATGGACATCGGCACGGCTTTCGGCAGCCTCGGCGCGCGGCGGGAGATGCTGGTGTCGTTCTTGGCTGAGCCGGCGCTCCTCATGGTGTTCTTCACCGCCTCCCTCATCTCCCAGTCCACCGGGCTCACCACCATCGTGGAGACGCTGGCGCACCGGGAGTTTGCCATCTACCCGAGCCTCGCCTTCGCCGCGGTGGCGTTCATCATGGTGCTGCTCGCGGAGAACGCCCGCATCCCCGTGGATAACCCAGCCACCCACCTGGAGCTCACCATGATCCACGAGGCCATGGTGCTGGAGTACTCGGCCCGGCATCTGGCGATGATCGAATGGGCCGCTTCCCTCAAGCTCATGGCTTACACCGCCATCGGCATCGCGCTCTTCGTGCCGTGGGGCATCGCGCCCGCCGGCCAGTGGCTCCTGGTGCCGGTGGCCCTGGTGGCGTTGGTGGCGAAGCTCGCTCTGGCGGGGTTCGGCCTCGCCCTGATCGAAACCGTGTCGGCTAAGATGCGGGTGTTTCGCGTTCCGGAATACTTGGGGACCGCTTTCCTGCTGGCGGTTTTGGGCATGCTCACCCTGCTGTTGCTCGGAGCCTGA
- a CDS encoding hydrogenase 4 subunit B translates to MAAEAAAGLALAASLAVVSGWIAVGLLGLLRPHSVRFVGHLLFPLGAAGGFVLFAVGLSAMHAPAASQVLPLGLPDLPFHVRLDALSAFFLLLLGAASAGISLFSAGYFRSGEGTAPGLLCLQYHLFLAGMALVVLADDAYLFMVAWETMALASYFLVISQHRIPEIRRAGFLYLLIAHVGAIAILLAFGVLQAGGGDYTFAAMRGIAHSPFWASVAFLLALAGFGAKAGLVPLHVWLPEAHPAAPSPVSAMMSGVMLKTAVYGLLRVAYDLIGIELWWWGVIALVLGLVTMLYGVLFAAVQTDMKRLLAYSSIENIGAIITGVGLSLVFHGHGLSLLAALALTAALYHCLNHALFKSLLFLATGHVLHATGSRNLGKLGGLIHRMPWLAGLALVGVLAIASLPPLNGFVSEWLLLQAFLFSPGLPNTYLVMLIPLAAAAVVLSAALGAYVMVKFYGVIFLGQPREETLKEAHDAGPWELAGLAWLALPCVLLGVFPVAAIVALSPAVEVLVPASPAPSAAGGSWWFLTPVAPERASYAPLLFLLVILLAVVLTVLLVKRFYHGRLRRTDPWDCGFPGLNPRMQDTAEGFGQPIRQIFEAFFRTERQLPTGFDQRPVYYLKVEDRLWHWLYLPVARAVERLSALIGVLQHGRIHIYLLYSFGTLLLLLLFVH, encoded by the coding sequence ATGGCCGCTGAGGCCGCGGCTGGCCTAGCGTTGGCCGCCTCGCTGGCGGTGGTGTCTGGGTGGATCGCCGTCGGGCTGCTCGGCCTGCTTCGCCCGCACAGCGTGCGCTTCGTCGGGCACCTCCTCTTCCCCCTGGGAGCGGCGGGGGGCTTCGTGCTGTTCGCCGTGGGCTTGAGCGCGATGCACGCCCCCGCCGCAAGCCAGGTGCTGCCCTTGGGCCTGCCCGATCTCCCTTTCCACGTGCGGCTGGACGCCCTGTCCGCTTTTTTCCTGCTGCTCCTGGGCGCCGCGTCCGCGGGCATTTCCCTGTTCTCCGCCGGGTACTTCCGCAGCGGCGAAGGGACCGCCCCGGGGCTGCTGTGCCTCCAGTATCACCTGTTCCTCGCCGGCATGGCGCTGGTGGTGCTGGCCGACGACGCCTACCTCTTCATGGTGGCGTGGGAGACCATGGCGCTGGCCTCCTACTTTCTGGTCATCTCCCAGCATCGCATCCCCGAGATCCGCCGGGCCGGCTTCCTCTACTTGCTGATCGCCCACGTCGGGGCGATCGCCATCCTGCTCGCCTTCGGCGTGCTGCAGGCGGGCGGGGGAGATTACACCTTCGCCGCCATGCGCGGCATCGCCCATTCCCCGTTCTGGGCTTCCGTGGCGTTCCTGCTGGCGCTTGCGGGTTTCGGCGCCAAGGCGGGCCTCGTGCCGCTGCACGTGTGGCTGCCCGAGGCCCACCCGGCGGCGCCTTCGCCGGTTTCCGCCATGATGAGCGGGGTGATGCTCAAGACCGCCGTTTACGGGCTGCTGCGGGTCGCCTACGATCTGATCGGGATCGAGCTCTGGTGGTGGGGCGTGATTGCCCTTGTCCTCGGGCTGGTGACCATGCTCTACGGCGTGCTGTTCGCCGCGGTGCAGACCGACATGAAGCGGCTGCTCGCCTATTCGTCCATCGAAAATATCGGGGCGATCATTACGGGAGTGGGTCTATCGTTGGTATTCCACGGCCACGGCCTGAGTCTTCTCGCCGCCCTGGCCTTGACCGCCGCCCTCTACCACTGCCTGAACCACGCGCTGTTCAAGAGCCTGTTGTTCCTCGCCACCGGGCATGTCCTGCACGCCACCGGCAGCCGCAACCTGGGCAAGCTGGGCGGGCTCATCCACCGCATGCCGTGGCTCGCGGGCCTCGCCCTGGTGGGGGTGCTGGCCATCGCCTCCCTGCCGCCCCTGAACGGTTTCGTTTCCGAATGGCTCCTGCTGCAGGCCTTCCTCTTCTCCCCGGGGCTTCCCAACACCTATCTCGTCATGCTGATCCCCCTGGCCGCCGCCGCGGTGGTCCTCTCGGCGGCCCTCGGCGCCTACGTGATGGTGAAGTTCTACGGGGTCATCTTCCTCGGCCAGCCGCGGGAGGAGACGCTCAAGGAGGCCCACGACGCGGGCCCGTGGGAGCTGGCCGGGCTTGCCTGGCTGGCCCTGCCGTGCGTGCTGCTCGGCGTCTTCCCGGTGGCGGCCATCGTCGCCTTGAGCCCCGCCGTCGAGGTCCTGGTCCCGGCGAGCCCCGCGCCGAGCGCGGCGGGCGGCAGTTGGTGGTTTCTCACCCCGGTCGCCCCCGAGCGGGCGAGCTACGCCCCGCTCCTGTTCCTGCTGGTCATCCTCCTCGCTGTGGTCCTCACCGTGCTCCTGGTCAAGCGCTTCTATCACGGGCGGCTGCGCCGGACGGACCCCTGGGACTGCGGCTTCCCCGGGCTCAACCCCCGCATGCAGGACACCGCCGAGGGCTTCGGCCAGCCGATCCGCCAGATCTTCGAGGCCTTTTTCCGCACCGAACGCCAGCTCCCCACGGGTTTCGACCAGCGCCCGGTGTACTACCTGAAAGTCGAGGACCGGCTGTGGCACTGGCTGTACCTGCCGGTCGCCCGGGCGGTGGAGCGCTTGTCGGCCCTGATCGGCGTGCTGCAACACGGGCGTATCCATATTTATCTTCTTTACAGCTTCGGCACGCTGCTCCTGCTGCTGCTGTTCGTGCACTGA
- a CDS encoding CopG family transcriptional regulator translates to MPTEERTARLTVLIDPRKKAVFERLCAQEDQTPSQVVRRLIRGYIEQRLGRPWKPGETVEDTLRDLP, encoded by the coding sequence ATGCCTACCGAAGAACGGACGGCCCGGCTGACCGTCCTCATCGATCCGCGCAAAAAAGCGGTCTTCGAACGCCTGTGCGCCCAGGAAGACCAGACCCCTTCCCAAGTCGTGCGGCGTCTGATTCGGGGGTACATCGAGCAGCGCCTCGGCCGGCCCTGGAAACCCGGGGAGACCGTGGAGGACACGCTCCGGGACCTGCCTTGA
- a CDS encoding ATP-dependent DNA helicase, producing MPLDAFHPAVAHWFRRTFAAPTEPQARAWPAIREGRHVLIAAPTGSGKTLAAFLAALDALVRQALEEGLKDETQVVYVSPLKALSNDIQRNLELPLIGIGEALEALGLPLVEIRTLVRTGDTPQAERERMRRRPPHILVTTPESLYILATSDSGRKMLATVRSVIVDEIHALAPNKRGAHLALSLERLQALASAKLTRIGLSATQKPIEEVARFLTGGEACTIIDTGYARERDLAIEVPGSPLEAVMSQEVWGQVYDRLAALIEEHRTTLVFVNTRRLAERVARHLSERLGEDRVTSHHGSLSRERRLEAEQRLKRGELKALVATSSLELGIDVGFVDLACQIGSPRSIAGLLQRAGRSGHRVGGVPKGRLFPLSRDDLAECAALLDAVRRDELDRLTIPEKPLDVLAQQIAAEVACREWDEQDLYECYRRAWPYRGLAWEEYRQVVEMLADGFHGKRGRSRAYIHRDAVNRRLKPRRGARLAALTSGGTIPDTADYQVVLEPGGQVVGTVNEDFAVESLAGDVFQLGNVAYRILRIEAGRVRVEDAKDAPPGIPFWLGEAPARTDEVSFAVSRLRAEIEARLAGAAGKEGVARVLGWLVGAVGLAPEAATQLVDYYAAARAALGRLPRQDCIVFERFFDELGGQQLVIHSPYGSRVNRAWGLALRKRFCRKFNFELQAAATEDAIVLSLTSAHSFPLEEVVGYLNAQEVRKLLTQALLDAPMFVTRWRWDATIALALPRFRGGAKVSPQLQRLAAEDLLAAVFPDQVACGENLVGDREIPDHPLVRQAIADCLFEAMDVKGLERLLAALARGEVQVIARDLTSPSPLALEILSARPYAFLDDAPLEERRTQAVVSRRWLDPQTAADLGRLDPEAIARVREEAWPEAETADELHDALLWLGYLSDAEVERQPSWCALLEALARQRRAGRLDLGGARGGLWIAAERLPQFQSLYPERAVTPALEAPPEYAARAWSPEEALTEIVRGRLEGLGPVTARGLAAAGALPAGPVEGALARLEAEGFALRGRFTPGATEDEWCERGLLARIHRYTLKRLRSEIQPVVSGDFLRFLLRWQRLAPGERMEGPDAVAAVIAQLEGFEAPAVAWESEILPARVAGYDPVWLDDLCLAGRVAWMRVDAQRLSPERERVAGPVRATPVTLVLRRHLNHWAKLAPKIDPAALRLSSRARAVLEHLAAHGASFFDEIVDGARLPRTYVEEALGELTAWGLASCDSFAGLRALLLPAGRRRPMGGGGERRRRTALFGIEDAGRWFLVGRLGEPAGRPGAGFDPQAVEHAARTLLKRYGVVFWKLVYREADVLPPWRELLMAYRRLEARGEIRGGRFVDGFAGEQFALPEAVGLLRDTRREEKNGELVCVSGADPLNLVGLLVPGPRVPALAANRVLYRDGAALAVLSAGEARFLETLPAARQWELAHVLLKSHVPPALARLL from the coding sequence ATGCCCCTGGACGCCTTCCACCCCGCCGTCGCCCACTGGTTCCGGCGCACCTTCGCCGCGCCCACGGAGCCCCAGGCCCGCGCCTGGCCGGCCATCCGCGAGGGCCGTCACGTCCTGATCGCCGCGCCCACGGGCTCGGGCAAGACCCTGGCGGCCTTTCTCGCCGCCCTCGACGCCCTGGTGCGCCAGGCCCTGGAAGAGGGCCTTAAGGACGAGACCCAGGTGGTGTACGTCTCGCCCTTGAAGGCCCTGTCCAACGACATCCAGCGCAACCTGGAGCTGCCCCTCATCGGCATCGGCGAAGCGCTGGAGGCGCTGGGACTGCCCCTGGTGGAGATCCGCACCCTGGTGCGCACCGGGGACACGCCCCAGGCGGAGCGGGAACGCATGCGCCGCCGCCCGCCCCACATCCTGGTGACCACGCCCGAGTCCCTCTACATCCTGGCGACCAGCGACTCGGGCCGAAAAATGCTCGCCACCGTAAGAAGCGTGATCGTGGACGAGATCCACGCCCTCGCGCCCAACAAGCGCGGGGCTCACCTTGCCCTTTCCCTGGAGCGGCTCCAGGCCCTCGCCTCCGCCAAGCTCACCCGCATCGGGCTGTCGGCGACCCAGAAGCCCATCGAGGAGGTGGCCCGGTTCCTGACGGGGGGCGAGGCGTGCACCATCATCGATACCGGCTACGCCCGGGAGCGGGATCTCGCCATCGAGGTGCCGGGCTCCCCCTTGGAGGCGGTGATGTCCCAGGAAGTGTGGGGCCAGGTCTACGACCGCCTGGCGGCCCTGATCGAGGAGCACCGCACCACCCTGGTGTTCGTGAATACCCGGCGCCTGGCGGAGCGGGTGGCGCGGCACCTCTCGGAGCGGCTCGGCGAGGATCGGGTGACCTCCCACCACGGCAGCCTTTCCCGGGAGCGGCGGCTGGAGGCGGAGCAGCGGCTGAAGCGCGGGGAGCTTAAGGCCCTGGTCGCCACCTCTTCCCTGGAGCTGGGCATCGACGTGGGCTTCGTGGATCTGGCGTGCCAGATCGGCTCTCCCCGCTCCATCGCCGGGCTGCTCCAGCGGGCGGGCCGCTCGGGACACCGGGTGGGCGGCGTGCCCAAGGGGCGGCTGTTCCCCCTCTCCCGGGACGACCTGGCGGAGTGTGCGGCGCTGCTGGACGCGGTGCGGCGCGACGAGCTGGACCGCCTCACCATCCCGGAAAAACCCCTGGACGTGCTGGCCCAGCAGATCGCCGCGGAGGTGGCCTGCCGGGAATGGGACGAGCAGGACCTCTACGAATGCTACCGCCGCGCCTGGCCCTACCGGGGGCTCGCCTGGGAGGAGTATCGCCAGGTGGTGGAGATGCTGGCTGACGGCTTCCACGGTAAGCGCGGCCGCAGCCGGGCCTACATCCATCGGGACGCGGTGAACCGGCGGCTCAAGCCCCGCCGGGGGGCGAGGCTCGCAGCCCTCACCAGCGGCGGCACCATCCCCGACACCGCCGACTACCAGGTGGTGCTGGAGCCTGGCGGCCAGGTGGTGGGCACGGTGAACGAGGACTTCGCCGTGGAGAGCCTGGCGGGGGACGTGTTCCAACTGGGCAACGTGGCCTACCGGATTCTCCGCATCGAAGCGGGGCGGGTGCGGGTGGAGGACGCGAAAGACGCGCCGCCCGGCATCCCCTTCTGGCTGGGTGAGGCGCCGGCGCGAACCGACGAAGTGTCGTTCGCCGTGTCCCGCCTGCGGGCCGAGATCGAGGCGCGCCTCGCGGGGGCGGCCGGCAAGGAGGGCGTGGCCCGCGTCCTGGGGTGGCTGGTGGGGGCGGTGGGCCTTGCCCCCGAAGCCGCGACCCAGCTCGTCGACTATTACGCGGCGGCCAGGGCGGCGCTGGGGCGCCTGCCCCGCCAGGATTGCATCGTGTTCGAGCGCTTCTTCGACGAGCTCGGCGGGCAGCAGCTCGTCATCCACTCCCCCTACGGCAGCCGGGTGAACCGGGCCTGGGGCCTGGCGCTGCGCAAGCGCTTCTGCCGCAAGTTCAACTTCGAGCTCCAGGCCGCCGCCACGGAGGATGCCATTGTCCTATCCCTCACCTCGGCCCACAGCTTTCCGCTAGAGGAGGTGGTGGGCTACTTGAACGCCCAAGAGGTGCGCAAGCTCCTCACCCAGGCGCTCCTAGACGCCCCCATGTTCGTCACGCGCTGGCGCTGGGATGCCACCATCGCCCTGGCGCTGCCCCGTTTCAGGGGCGGCGCCAAGGTCTCGCCCCAGCTCCAGCGCCTGGCGGCGGAGGATCTGCTGGCAGCGGTTTTCCCCGACCAGGTGGCCTGCGGCGAGAACCTGGTGGGCGACCGGGAAATCCCCGACCATCCCCTGGTGCGGCAGGCGATCGCCGACTGCCTGTTCGAGGCGATGGACGTGAAGGGCCTGGAGCGGTTGCTCGCCGCCCTGGCCCGGGGGGAGGTGCAGGTGATCGCCCGGGATCTCACCTCGCCTTCCCCCCTGGCGCTGGAGATTCTCTCCGCCCGGCCCTACGCCTTCCTCGACGACGCGCCCCTGGAAGAGCGGCGCACCCAGGCGGTCGTCAGCCGGCGCTGGCTGGACCCGCAGACGGCCGCCGATCTGGGGCGGCTCGACCCGGAAGCCATCGCCCGGGTGCGGGAAGAGGCCTGGCCCGAAGCCGAAACGGCGGACGAGCTGCATGATGCCCTGCTCTGGCTCGGTTACCTGAGCGACGCGGAAGTGGAACGGCAGCCTTCCTGGTGCGCCCTGCTGGAAGCCCTCGCCCGGCAGCGGCGGGCCGGGCGGCTGGACCTGGGGGGCGCAAGGGGAGGGCTGTGGATCGCCGCCGAGCGGCTACCCCAGTTCCAATCCCTGTACCCCGAGCGGGCGGTCACGCCGGCCCTGGAAGCGCCCCCGGAGTACGCGGCCCGGGCCTGGTCGCCGGAGGAGGCGCTGACGGAAATCGTGCGGGGACGGTTGGAGGGCTTGGGCCCGGTGACCGCGCGGGGATTGGCGGCGGCCGGCGCGCTGCCGGCGGGCCCGGTGGAAGGGGCCCTCGCCCGGCTGGAGGCCGAGGGGTTCGCCCTGCGCGGGCGCTTCACCCCCGGCGCGACCGAGGACGAATGGTGCGAGCGCGGGCTCCTCGCCCGCATCCACCGCTATACCCTGAAGCGCCTACGCAGCGAAATCCAGCCCGTGGTCAGCGGCGATTTCCTGCGCTTCCTCCTGCGCTGGCAGCGCCTCGCGCCCGGGGAGCGGATGGAGGGACCCGATGCGGTAGCGGCGGTGATCGCCCAGTTGGAGGGATTCGAGGCGCCGGCGGTGGCCTGGGAGTCGGAAATCCTGCCTGCCCGGGTGGCCGGCTACGACCCGGTCTGGCTCGACGACCTGTGCCTGGCGGGCCGGGTGGCGTGGATGCGGGTGGACGCCCAGCGGCTTTCGCCCGAGCGGGAACGGGTGGCCGGGCCGGTGCGAGCGACGCCGGTGACCCTGGTCCTGCGCCGCCACCTGAACCACTGGGCGAAGCTCGCTCCCAAGATCGATCCGGCCGCCTTGCGCCTGAGCTCCCGGGCGCGGGCCGTCCTGGAGCATCTCGCCGCCCACGGAGCGTCCTTCTTCGACGAGATCGTGGACGGGGCGCGGCTGCCGCGCACCTATGTGGAAGAGGCCCTGGGGGAGCTCACCGCGTGGGGTCTCGCGAGCTGCGACAGCTTCGCGGGCCTGCGGGCCCTGCTGCTCCCCGCCGGGCGGCGCCGGCCCATGGGCGGGGGAGGGGAACGCCGGCGGCGCACCGCCTTGTTCGGCATCGAAGACGCGGGCCGCTGGTTCCTCGTGGGCCGGCTGGGGGAACCGGCCGGCCGGCCGGGTGCGGGCTTCGACCCCCAGGCCGTGGAGCACGCTGCCCGGACCCTGCTCAAGCGATATGGGGTGGTGTTCTGGAAGCTGGTTTACCGGGAGGCCGATGTCCTGCCCCCGTGGCGGGAGTTGCTCATGGCCTATCGTCGCCTGGAGGCCCGAGGCGAGATCCGGGGTGGCCGCTTCGTCGACGGTTTTGCCGGCGAGCAGTTCGCCCTTCCCGAGGCGGTGGGGCTGCTGCGGGACACCCGCCGGGAGGAAAAGAACGGCGAGCTCGTGTGCGTGAGCGGCGCCGATCCCCTCAATCTGGTGGGCCTCCTGGTGCCTGGGCCGCGGGTGCCGGCCCTCGCCGCGAATCGGGTGCTGTACCGGGACGGGGCGGCCCTGGCCGTGCTTAGCGCGGGCGAAGCGCGGTTCCTGGAAACCCTCCCCGCCGCCCGGCAGTGGGAGCTCGCCCATGTGCTGTTGAAGAGCCACGTGCCGCCCGCCCTCGCCCGGCTGCTCTGA